Genomic segment of Sphingopyxis lindanitolerans:
CCTTCGCAAGCAACGCCTGCGCCGCCCTATTTCCCCGCCTTGTCGCTCACCGCCTTGATCACCAGCGCCTTGTCGTCGAGCAGATAGCGCTGTGCGAGCGCCTGCAATTCCGCGGGCGTGGCGGCTTCGACGATCGCCAGGCTGTTGCGGCTGCGGTCGAGGCGGTCGGCGTGGCTCGTCGCCTCGGCGACATAAGGCAGCCAATAGCTGTTCTCGCGCCGCGCCTTGGTCATGCTTTCGAGCAGCGGCCGCCGCGCGCGGTCGAGCAGGTCGGCATCGACCGGCGCGTCACGCAATTCCTTCGCGATCGCGAAGATCGCCGCGCGCGTCGTCGCGAGATCCTTGTAATCGACATTGCTCGCCGCGAAGAGATGCCCATAGCCGGGATATTCGTCCGACAGGCTGACCCCCGCGCCGGGGCTGTAGCTTTCGCCGAGCTTTTCGCGCAATTCCTCGGTCAGCATCAACTGCATCACCCGCGACAGAAGGTTGAGCCGCATCGCCTCGGTCAGGTCGCTGTCGTCGCGCGCGGGCCAATAGACGCGAATTTCGGCCTGCTCGGCAGGCCCCTTGTGGATCAGCGTGCGATCGCTGCGGTCGGTCGCATAGTGGCGCACCCGCGCCGCATCGTGCGGGTCGAAGGCGGCGCGGCGGGCGGGCAGCGCGCCAAAGGTCTTGGCGATCGCGTCGATCGCCGCCTGTTCGTCGATATCGCCGACGACGCCGACCTCGATCGCGCCATGCGCCAGGCTGTCGGCGATGACGGGCTTGAGCTGGCTCCAGTCGAGCGCCATCAGCCGGTCCAGCGGCGGGGTCTGCGCGCGCGGATCGTCGTCGGCGAGGATGCCGCCCGCGTCGCGGCCGATCACCGCGGCGGGGGTCGCGTCGTTCGCGGCATATTGCTGCGGCAGATAGCGGCGGATCAGCGCCAGCCCGTCGGCGCGATAGCCGGGGTGGGTCAGGAACGCCGCCATCAGCTCGGCCTGCAAGGTGAAATCCTCGGACGAGGTCAGGGCGCTGCCGCCAAAGGCGTCGACGCTCGCGCCAAAGCCGGGATTCACCGTCCGGCCGGCCAGGATGGTGCGCAGTTCGTCGAGGCTGTGCGCCTCGAGCCCGCCGAGCATCAGCGACCCGGCCAGCGCGACCTTCGTCGGGTCGTCGCGGGTCGCGAGCAGATTGCCGCCGTCGACGCGCAGCGACAGATAGACGCGGTCCTTCTGGAAATCGGTCTTCTTGATGTTGAGCATCACATTATTGGCAAAGCGAATGCGGCGGATGCCGAGGTCGCCGATCCGCGTGTCGCTGACCACCGTCCCCGGCGTGCCGAAATCGTCATAGGCGAATTTCGCGCTGGTCGCGGCGGCGGGCGCGGTGACCGCGACCTGCTGCGACGCATCGAGCGCGGCGAGGATCGCGCCGGTCCCGCCGTCGATCGGCGCCTTCGCGGTGACGCGCGCCAGCGGGGGGCTGAGCCCCGCCATCCGCTTGCGGAACGCCGCAGTCACCGCGTCGGCGGTCAGCGTCGGCGCGACCGCGTCGAACATCGCCTGCGTCGTTTCGGGGCGGACGACGACGAAGCTGCCGTCGGCGGCCTTGACCAGCACGTCGGCCATCGTGTCGCTGCGCCGCGTCGCGACCCCAGCGACCGCATTTTTGAGCGCGGTGCGGCGGTTGGCGAGCTGCTCGTCGACTTCGGCCTGGGTAAAGCCATATTGGTCGGCGCGCCGCCATTCCTGCTCGACGAGCGCGAGCGCGTCCTTCCACGCACCCTCCCTGGCGACCGCGGCGATGCTGACCTGGTCGAAATGTTTCCAGCCGTCATTGTCGCTGAAATAGCCCGCGAGGATCGGCGAATGTTCATCGAGCGCGATCTTGGCGAGCCGGCGGCTCAAAATCGATTCGCCGACATCCTCGGCCAGCTTGCGCGCGCGCTTGGCCTTGCTGTCGACCTCGTCCACCCAGGGCTTGAACGCCGAGATGGTGACCGAATCCTGGATCGCGGGATCGATGAAATCGTCGGCCGCCTCGGGCCGCGCGAAATCGATGGCGCCGATATCGGGATCGGCGCCCGCCGGGCCGCGGCCTTTCCAGTCCGAAAAGCGCGCCTTGATCTTCGCCTCGATCGCGGCGGGATCGAAATCGCCGACCATCACCAGCGTCGCGCGTTCGGGGCGGTAATAGCGGTCATAGAGGTCGCGGATGCGCGACGCCGGGGCGGTCTTGATCACCTCCTCGGTGCCGACCGGGATGCGGCTGGCGACCTTCATCCCCTGCATCTGGAAATCGAGCTGGTCGATCAGGCTGCGCAGTTGATAGCTGTCGCGCGCGCGGCGTTCGGACAGGATGATGCCGCGCTCGCGGTCGACCGCGGCGGGGTCGATCGTCACTTCGCTCGCGGTTTCGCGCATCAGCATCAGGCCGGTATCGATCAGATCGTCCGACGCATTGGGCAGGTCGAGCTGGTAGACGGTCTGGTCGAAGCCGGTGACCGCGTTGGTATCGGCGCCAAAAGCAAGCCCCTTGCGCTCGAGCAGCTTGACCATCTCGCCCTCGGGCACATGGGTCGATCCGTTGAACACCATATGTTCGAGGACATGGGCAAGGCCGCGCTGATCGTCGGCCTCGGCAAAGCTGCCGACGTCGAAACGCAGGCGGACGAGGACGCTGTCCTTGGGCGTGCTGTTCTTGAGCAGCGCATATTTCATCCCGTTCGGCAGCACGCCGAAAACGATGTTCGGATCGACGGGGATGTCGCTCGCGGCGAAATTCCAGGCCTTGGCGGCGGCGCTCTGCGAATTGACCGTCGCGGCGGCGGGCGCGGGGGCGGCGGCCTGCCTGGCGAGGACGGGCGCGGTGCCGACGGCGAGGAGGACGAGGGGCGACAGCGCGAACGACGCACGCCGGAGCAAATGGGATTTCATGGCGCCGATGTGACCGCGGCCGCGCGGCGGGTCAAGCGCCGCCTAGGCGCGGCGCGACAGGCTTTCGACAGACGACTTGCCGCTTCGATCAATCGCCTTGGCGGCATAGAGCGCGCGGTCGGCAACCTCGAACAACTCGCGGCTCGTCGGCCCATGTTCGGGCCAGGCGACGACGCCGATGCTGGCGCCCACCCGGATCATATGCCCTTCGATCCGGCAAGGCGCGGCGAGCGCGGCGAGAATATGGTCGGCGAGCGCGGTTTCGAGCAGCGGCGAGCCCGCGGGCACCAGGATCGCGAATTCGTCGCCGCCCTGGCGCGCGACCATGGCATCCTTGCCGCACGCGCGCCGCAGCCGCACCGCGATCTCGCACAAAAGCTGGTCGCCCACCGCATGGCCGTGCCGGTCGTTCACCGGCTTGAAGCCATCGAGGTCGAGCAGCGCGATCGCGAAGGGACGGCCGTCGCGGGTCCGCGCAATCTCTTCGGCGAGGCGAAGGTCGAAGGCGCGGCGATTGGGCAGCGCGGTGAGCGGGTCGCTGTGCGCCAGCTCGCGCATCTGGCGCTGGAGCATCAGCAGGTCGACGAGCTGGCCGTGCTGCTGGACGATCATGCGGATCAGAAAGACGGTGGCGACGATCAGGCTCGCCCCCGCCGCGACTTCGGCAGGATGGCCCGAGGTCAGCATCAACCCCGCGACGGGCACCAGCCCGATGCCGATATTGACCAGCGCGGCGAAACGGATCGGCGACAGGCAGTAGGCGGTCGCGAGCGAGCCCATCGCCATGATCATCGCATAATAGCTGTGGTTCTCAGGCGACGCGGCGAGCCAATTGACCACCGTCCAGACGCTGCACATCGCCCCCATCGTCGCCGACAGCCACGTCGCCTCGATCCGGATACGGCGCGCCCGGCGCGGGCTCATGCGGCGGCCGCGATTCTGCATCAGCGTCCCGAAACCGAGCAGGCAGACGAGCGCGAGAATGACCGGAAAGCCGATGCGGATGACCGGGTGGACAGTGGCGATTCCGGCATAGATGGCGGTCGGCGTCGTCGCCGCCAGCATCAGGAACAGCATCGGGGTCAGCGTCTCGATGCGATGCGCGCGCAAAAGCGCCAGATCGTCCCGGATATCGTCCGGAACCGGCGGGAACACCCGCATGCCAAGCCAATGAGAGACCCCCGTCATGCGCCGGGAATAGCAACGCTTGGTAAATCAAGGCTTAAGGACGAAACGGCGCTTCTTCCGAAGCGGCAATCCGGTCGCCGACACCCCGTTGGCGGCGCAATGGATGGGCGAGCTGTGCGAGATAATCCTTCGGCACCTCGCCCTCGACACCATAGCTGCGGGGCAGCGCGTCATGCTGCATCTGCGCGGTTCCGAACATCAGGTCCCAGATCGACAGTTGCGCCCCGAAATTGCGATTCCAGGCGCGCGGATCGTCGGCGTGATGCCAATGATGGAAAACGGGCGAGGCGAGCACCCAGCGAAGCGGGCCGAAGGGCAGGCGGACATTGGAATGCAGCAGAATCGCATGCCATTGGTAAAAGACGAAATAAATGGCGACGGCGGCCTCCGAAAATCCCAGCGTGAAGCAGGGAATGAGCGACATCCCCTTGGTCATCATCTGATCGATCGGATGAATGCGAAAGGCGGCGAGCCAGTCGAGATTTTCGGCGCTGTGATGAATAGCGTGAAAACGCCACAGCACCGGCACGAAGTGACACATGCGATGCGCGGCATAGAAGACGAAGTCGGCGAGCAGAAGCAGCAGTGGGACTTGCAGCCACAGCGGCAGGGCCGCGATCGACGCCTTGACCGTCGGCGGAACGAGGATATCGCCCGCCAGCACCGCCGCCACGACGAGGACGATCAGGCCAAGCCCTGCCGGCAACCGGTTCAGCAAGAAATAAGCGACATCGGTCCGCCAGCCGCTCCGCAGCACAGGCTGGTTCTCGTCGGTCGGCATCAGGCGTTCGAGCGGCAGGAATATCAGCGCGATCAGCAGGGCCCCCCTGGGGTCGAACAGATGCCAGAAGAATTGCACGCCGCCGGCCCCCGTCAAAAGACGTAGGGCAACAGCCGGCTGCGCACCTTGCGGCACATATCCTGATAGGCCGGATCGGCGATCAGCACGCGCTCCTCGGCGATGAGCCGGCGGATGTTGAGGCCGAGCGCGACCGCATAGACCGCCAGATTCCAGAGCGTCGGCCCGCTGAGCAGGAAACCGACGTGCGTCATCACATAGCCCGCATACATCGGATGGCGCACGATGCGATAAGGGCCGTTCACCTTGACGCCGCGATTGGCCGCGATGATCCCGAAGCTGCGGCGCAGCGTGAATTTGGCGTAGAGCTGGACCGCCAGGCCCAGCAGCATGAGGAAACCGCAAAGGGCGACGGGCAGCAGCGGAGAATCGCTCGACGGATTGACCAGCAGCGGTGCCAGCGTCCCGCCGAAGCCAAGCGCCCAATCAGTCGGACGCAACGAAATCTGGCTTGTTCCGCGGCGGAGCAGGACAAAGAGGACGACGCAGGCTTCGCTCAGCAGCAGCAGCCAATTCTGGTAATGGCCGGCCGCCAGCGCCGACGGAACGAGCCGCATCGCCAGCGTCCCGAGCAGCAAAACGACGATGACCTTTTCCAGCACGTCCCAATTGATTGCGCTGCCCGACGATTTCACGTCGCTACTCGAAGCCTGCATGACCGCCCCCCACATGATGTGGCGAGCGGCATAGCAATATCTTGGTTACCAATTGGATAACCCGGCGGCGTTCCGGCCGGACAGCGGCTTATTTGTCGCGTTTCTTGCGATGGCTGTCGAGATCGAGCACGGCATTTTCGCCGCCTTCGGGCAGCAGGCCGAGCCGGCGCGCGACTTCCTGATACGCCTCGACTTCGCCGCCGAGGTCGCGGCGGAAGCGGTCCTTGTCGAGCTTTTCGCCCGACACCATGTCCCACAGGCGGCAGCCGTCGGGGCTGATCTCGTCGGCGAGGATGATGCGGCTGTAATCGCCCTCGTAAAGCCGCCCGAATTCGAGCTTGAAGTCGACGAGGCGGATGCCGACGCCCGCGAACAGGCCCGACATGAAATCGTTGATGCGGATCGCCATGTCCTGGATGTCGTGAAGCTCGTCCTGGCTGCACCAGTTGAAGCAGGCGATATGTTCCTCGGCGACCAGCGGATCGCCGAGCGCGTCGTCCTTGTAGCAATATTCGATCAGGGTGCGGGGAAGCTGCGTCCCCTCCTCGATCCCGAGCCGCTTCGACAGCGTGCCCGCGGCGACGTTGCGCACGATCACCTCGATCGGCACGATCTCGACCTGGCGGATGAGCTGCTCGCGCATGTTGAGGCGGCGGATGAAATGGTGCGGCACGCCGATGTTGCCGAGCAGGGTGAAGACATGCTCCGAAATGCGGTTGTTGAGCACGCCCTTGCCGTTGATCGTCCCGCGCTTCTGCGCGTTGAACGCGGTCGCGTCATCCTTGAAATACTGGATCAGCGTGCCCGGTTCGGGGCCTTCGTACAGGATCTTGGCTTTGCCTTCGTAGATCTGGCGGCGACGGGCCATGGGCAGGGACTTTCTGTCGGAACCAAATGAATGGCCCCGGCAACAAGCGACTCATGAAAGAGGCGCGGCGCCGGGGCGGTTGGGGGCCTATAGCGGCAAAGCATGCGCGCGTCATCCCCGCGATCTTTACGCTTACGTAAACCAGAGCTTGCCTTCGCCCGCACCGCTTGCAACCATGCCCCATCCCCAAGGAGAAAGACATGAGCTTCGACCAGATTCGCCTCGACAAGCAGGACGGCATCGCCCTTTTGACCCTGTACCGGCCCGAGCGGATGAACGCCTTCACCGCCGACATGATGGCCGAGATCATCGCCGCGCTCGACGAGTGCGACGCCGACGACGCGGTGCGCGCGGTGATCTTCACCGGCCATGGCGACAAGGCCTATTGCGCGGGCGCCGACCTCAGCGCCGGGGCCGCGACCTTCGACTATGACACGCGCAGCGACAAGCAGCGCCAGCTTCCCGAGGGCACCTCCGCCAGTCCGGTCGCCGAGGACGGCACGATCGACTGGTCGCACCCGCTGGTCCGCGACGGCGGCGGGCGCGTGTCGATGCGCATCTTCGCGGCGAAGAAGCCGGTGCTCGGCGCGATCAACGGCGCCGCGGTCGGCATCGGCGCGACGATGACGCTGCCGATGGACGCGCGCCTCGCGAGCGAGACGGCGCGCTACGGCTTCGTCTTCGCGCGCCGCGGCATCGTGCCCGAAGCGGCGTCGAGCTGGTTTCTGCCGCGCCTCGTCGGCATCGCGAACGCGGTCGACCTTTGCTATTCGGGCCGCCTGATTTCGGCCGCCGAAGCGCAGGAAAAGGGGCTCGTCCAGTCGGTCCACGCGCCGGGCGCGCTGATCGACGCCGCGATCGCCAAGGCACGCGAGATGACCGCCGACAGCGCCCCGGTCTCGGTCGCGCTGACCCGTCACATGCTCTGGCGCATGATGGGCGCGCCGCACCCGATGAGCGCGCATCGCTGGGACAGCCGCGTCATCTTCTCGCGCGGCCGCAGCCCCGATGCCGCCGAGGGCGTGACGAGCTTCCTCGAAAAGCGGCCGCCGAATTTCACCGCCAGCGTCGCGAACGACTACCCCTGGTTCGACGAATTCGAGGACAGCCCGCCCTATTCCTGACCGTCGCGGGGGCGACGGTCAGGCGTCATAGGTCCGCCGCCCGCGTGCCGCGGTCATGCGGTGCGTGCCGGTGAGGGCAAGGTCGTGCGAGCGGACCGACGCGACGCTGTGCCAGTCGGCGATCACCCGGTCGGGGGTGAAGCCGACGGTGACATAGCCGCGATCCCGCGTGTTCGCCCAGCGAAGCTGCGGCGACGCGGCGCGCAGCGCCGAAACGCGGGCTTCGTCGGAGATGCCGGGGGTATAGGCCTCGAACCCCGGCGAGGTGATGCTGTGCCCGCCGACCTCGATCCCCGCCGGACGGCCGTCGTGCGTCAGGTCGAATGCCCAGGCGTTGTGGCTGTCGCCCGACAGGGTGACGAGATCGGCATCGGCGC
This window contains:
- a CDS encoding M16 family metallopeptidase; this encodes MKSHLLRRASFALSPLVLLAVGTAPVLARQAAAPAPAAATVNSQSAAAKAWNFAASDIPVDPNIVFGVLPNGMKYALLKNSTPKDSVLVRLRFDVGSFAEADDQRGLAHVLEHMVFNGSTHVPEGEMVKLLERKGLAFGADTNAVTGFDQTVYQLDLPNASDDLIDTGLMLMRETASEVTIDPAAVDRERGIILSERRARDSYQLRSLIDQLDFQMQGMKVASRIPVGTEEVIKTAPASRIRDLYDRYYRPERATLVMVGDFDPAAIEAKIKARFSDWKGRGPAGADPDIGAIDFARPEAADDFIDPAIQDSVTISAFKPWVDEVDSKAKRARKLAEDVGESILSRRLAKIALDEHSPILAGYFSDNDGWKHFDQVSIAAVAREGAWKDALALVEQEWRRADQYGFTQAEVDEQLANRRTALKNAVAGVATRRSDTMADVLVKAADGSFVVVRPETTQAMFDAVAPTLTADAVTAAFRKRMAGLSPPLARVTAKAPIDGGTGAILAALDASQQVAVTAPAAATSAKFAYDDFGTPGTVVSDTRIGDLGIRRIRFANNVMLNIKKTDFQKDRVYLSLRVDGGNLLATRDDPTKVALAGSLMLGGLEAHSLDELRTILAGRTVNPGFGASVDAFGGSALTSSEDFTLQAELMAAFLTHPGYRADGLALIRRYLPQQYAANDATPAAVIGRDAGGILADDDPRAQTPPLDRLMALDWSQLKPVIADSLAHGAIEVGVVGDIDEQAAIDAIAKTFGALPARRAAFDPHDAARVRHYATDRSDRTLIHKGPAEQAEIRVYWPARDDSDLTEAMRLNLLSRVMQLMLTEELREKLGESYSPGAGVSLSDEYPGYGHLFAASNVDYKDLATTRAAIFAIAKELRDAPVDADLLDRARRPLLESMTKARRENSYWLPYVAEATSHADRLDRSRNSLAIVEAATPAELQALAQRYLLDDKALVIKAVSDKAGK
- a CDS encoding sensor domain-containing diguanylate cyclase; this encodes MTGVSHWLGMRVFPPVPDDIRDDLALLRAHRIETLTPMLFLMLAATTPTAIYAGIATVHPVIRIGFPVILALVCLLGFGTLMQNRGRRMSPRRARRIRIEATWLSATMGAMCSVWTVVNWLAASPENHSYYAMIMAMGSLATAYCLSPIRFAALVNIGIGLVPVAGLMLTSGHPAEVAAGASLIVATVFLIRMIVQQHGQLVDLLMLQRQMRELAHSDPLTALPNRRAFDLRLAEEIARTRDGRPFAIALLDLDGFKPVNDRHGHAVGDQLLCEIAVRLRRACGKDAMVARQGGDEFAILVPAGSPLLETALADHILAALAAPCRIEGHMIRVGASIGVVAWPEHGPTSRELFEVADRALYAAKAIDRSGKSSVESLSRRA
- a CDS encoding sterol desaturase family protein gives rise to the protein MQFFWHLFDPRGALLIALIFLPLERLMPTDENQPVLRSGWRTDVAYFLLNRLPAGLGLIVLVVAAVLAGDILVPPTVKASIAALPLWLQVPLLLLLADFVFYAAHRMCHFVPVLWRFHAIHHSAENLDWLAAFRIHPIDQMMTKGMSLIPCFTLGFSEAAVAIYFVFYQWHAILLHSNVRLPFGPLRWVLASPVFHHWHHADDPRAWNRNFGAQLSIWDLMFGTAQMQHDALPRSYGVEGEVPKDYLAQLAHPLRRQRGVGDRIAASEEAPFRP
- a CDS encoding methyltransferase family protein, with product MQASSSDVKSSGSAINWDVLEKVIVVLLLGTLAMRLVPSALAAGHYQNWLLLLSEACVVLFVLLRRGTSQISLRPTDWALGFGGTLAPLLVNPSSDSPLLPVALCGFLMLLGLAVQLYAKFTLRRSFGIIAANRGVKVNGPYRIVRHPMYAGYVMTHVGFLLSGPTLWNLAVYAVALGLNIRRLIAEERVLIADPAYQDMCRKVRSRLLPYVF
- the purC gene encoding phosphoribosylaminoimidazolesuccinocarboxamide synthase, with amino-acid sequence MARRRQIYEGKAKILYEGPEPGTLIQYFKDDATAFNAQKRGTINGKGVLNNRISEHVFTLLGNIGVPHHFIRRLNMREQLIRQVEIVPIEVIVRNVAAGTLSKRLGIEEGTQLPRTLIEYCYKDDALGDPLVAEEHIACFNWCSQDELHDIQDMAIRINDFMSGLFAGVGIRLVDFKLEFGRLYEGDYSRIILADEISPDGCRLWDMVSGEKLDKDRFRRDLGGEVEAYQEVARRLGLLPEGGENAVLDLDSHRKKRDK
- a CDS encoding crotonase/enoyl-CoA hydratase family protein, with protein sequence MSFDQIRLDKQDGIALLTLYRPERMNAFTADMMAEIIAALDECDADDAVRAVIFTGHGDKAYCAGADLSAGAATFDYDTRSDKQRQLPEGTSASPVAEDGTIDWSHPLVRDGGGRVSMRIFAAKKPVLGAINGAAVGIGATMTLPMDARLASETARYGFVFARRGIVPEAASSWFLPRLVGIANAVDLCYSGRLISAAEAQEKGLVQSVHAPGALIDAAIAKAREMTADSAPVSVALTRHMLWRMMGAPHPMSAHRWDSRVIFSRGRSPDAAEGVTSFLEKRPPNFTASVANDYPWFDEFEDSPPYS